The sequence below is a genomic window from Labilithrix sp..
AGCGGAGCGCGGTGATCGACCTGAAGAAGCCCGAGGCGAAGGCCGCGTTCCTCCGCCTCGTGAAGAGCTACGACGTCGTGCTCGAGACGTTCCGCCCCGGCGTGCTCGATCGCCTGGGCCTCTCGCACGCCGCCCTCCTCGAGGCGAACCCGCGCCTCGTCGTCTGCGCGATCAGCGGCTACGGCCAGACCGGCCCGCTCGCGCAGCGCGCGGGGCACGACCTGAACTACGTCTCGCGCGCCGGCGTCCTCGGCCAGCAGGGCCCCGCCGATCGCCCGCCCGCGCTCCCGGGCTTCCAGCTCGCCGACATCTCGGGCGCGCTCTACGCCGTCGTCGGCGTCCTCGGCGCGCTGCTCGAGCGCACGCGCACGAACGCGGGCCGTGTCGTCGACGTCGCGATGATCGAGACGGCGATGCCGTTCGCGATCGCGGGCTTCGGCCTCCTCTTCGGACAGCAGCCGCCGCAGCGCGGGAACGAGGCGCTCACGGGCGGGATCGCGCCGTACCAGACGTACGCGACGAAGGACGGGCGCGCGATGGCGCTCGCGTCGCTCGAGCCGAAGTTCTGGCTGCAGTTCTGCGCCGGCATCGGGCGCGAGGTCGACATGAGCGATCTGATGCCGGGCGAGCACCAGGCCGCGCTCAAGGAGCAGCTCGCCGCCGTGTTCGCGGCGAAGACGCAGGCCGAGTGGGTGCAGTTTGCAAGTGAACGCGACTGCTGCCTCGAGCCGATCCTCTCGCCGGAGGAGGCGATGAAGGATCCGCACCTCGCCGCGCGGAAGATGTTCTTCGACCTCGCCTCGCCGTGGGGTCCGATCGCGCAGATGCGCACGCCGCTCACCGCGCCCGACCGGACGCACACCGCGCCCCCGCGCTCCGGCGAGCACACCGACGACGTGCTGCGCGACGGCGGCCTCGCCGACGACGAGATCGCCGCGCTCCGCGCCGCCGGCGCCGTTCGCTGAGCTGAGACGGCGCGCCGAACGTCAGAACATCAGGCACGCGCCGAACGAGCACTTGCCGCAGCCGCGCGCGCGGCACATCGAGTCGCCGGCGGGGCCGTCGCGCGCGCGGTCGGCTACGGCTCGCCCGCCGCGCTCTGTCACGCCTTCGCCCGCGCGCGGCTTCCGTCGCCCGGCGCCGTCCGCTCCCACGCGGTCGCGGGCTGACAGCCAGGTCGAAATTCTGAAGAAGCTTGCGCAATTTGCGCAGTGGATGCGTGGGGTTGGACTCGCCCCCAGCGCTAACCCATGGAAATTGCTAGAGGCGATGCGTTTCGAAACGCAACGGCCACATGTCGGATCATGTTTGACCAGTGCGCACAATGCGCTACGCCCACCACCTCGCCAAGGGTCGGTCACTCGGCCCCCATTTCGTCGCCTCCGGAGGCTCCATGCGCGTTGGTCTTGGGCTCGTTCTCTTCGCTGCGCCGGCATTCGCCGCGATCGCCGCAGTTGGTTGCACCGCGAACGACGAGGGCGCCGACTCGGCCTCCGAGGTCCGCGTCTCGCCGGAGCTGTCCGATCTCGAGCTCGCGTCGAAGGCCTCGCAGCTCCTGAGCGCGGAAGGCTCGAAGTGCTCGACGTGCCACACCGCGGGCAAGGAGGACATCCTCCGCTGGGGCGCCGCTTACAAAGCCGTGAAGGACGAGTGCCTCGCTCCGGCGCTCCCGCTCACCGCGCTCGAGCGCATCGACTGCCTCCGTCAGGACAAGACCGACGCGACGTCGTGGTTCACCGCCGAGAAGCTCGGTCTCTACTCGGGCGGGGCGCACCTCGCGGAGTTCGAGGCGCTCTTCAAGGCCGCGTACCCCGAGGACGAGTGGGAGCTCCGCTTCAAGGAGTTCAAGACCGCCGCCGGCATGCCCGCGTTCAACCGCCCCGGCTTCACCGCCGACGAGTACGCGCTCGTCGCGAAGTGGGCCGACCGCGGCCTCCCGAAGATCAACGAGGTCATGGCGCCGCCGGGCGAAGCCGAGTGCGTGCCGAGCACGACGCCCGAGCTCCAGGCGCACATCGAGCGGATGAAGACGGAGGGTTGGGGCGCGCGCCTCGCCGCCGCGAGCACGCCGATGGCCCTCTGCGGCGCGGCCGAGAACCCGGTCGACTGCCTGACGTCGCTCCCCGACCTCACGCAACAGATGGGCGTCGAGGGCACGACGCAGACGCTCCGCGAGCTCCGCAAGCTCGAGTTCCGCACGAGCTTCTGGGTTCGCAGCTCGCCCGACGGCCGCTTCGCCGCGGTCGGCGGCTCGCCGTCGAAGATCATCGACCTCGACGCGCCCGCGACCGCGGCGTACGTCTCGGTGCAGGCGCCCTACGATCCGGGCTTCTTCCCGAACAACGACGGCTTCACGTACGCCGGCGCGGGCGGCGGCGGCATTCGCGTGTGTCGCTCGAGCGTCATCCACGACGCCTTCGCGTCGGGTCAGAGGATCACGTTCAACGAGCCGTCCTGCACGAGGATCATCGACACGGTCTACCAGTCGATCGGCGCGTCGGTGGACGGGTCGCTCTACTTCATGGCCACGGGCGCGCACACGAACGACTCGGGCTCGAGCTCGGGCCCGCTCGGCGCCTCCTTCGGCGCGAACGCGACGACGACGCTCACGCCGATGTTCAACGACGGCACGAAGTACGTGCCGGGCCAGAACGTCCAGGTGAAGATCCCGCAGGAAGGCGACCAGCAGATGTCGCCGACGAACACGCTCCTCATCACGCGCTTCGGCCAGAAGGCGGGCCGGGCCGGCTTCCGCATTCGCAGCGTCACCCCGCGCTTCGGCGCGCCGACCGGCGACGCGGGCGCGAGCGCGCTCCCGAGCGTGCGGGTCGAGACGAAGGTCCTCGGCACGATCTGCCTCCAGGGCGGCAAGCCCCAGCTCTCGTTCGACGAGCGCTTCATCGCGGTGCACCAGTACGTCGACCCGAACGCGAACCCGGCCGGCCTCCCGATCGGCACCGCGAACATCTTCGTCCACGACCTCAAGACCGGCCGTCAGGTGCAGCTCACGAAGCTCCGCGCCGGCCAGAAGGCGCTCTTCCCGCACTGGCGCGCGGACGGCTGGCTCTACTTCCTCGTGAAGGACAACACCGGCAAGGAGTCGCTCGTCGCGAGCGACGTGGCCCTCCGCCTCTCGGCGGAGTGAGGACCGAGGGCGCTTGATCCGCTCGGTCGGTCTTCTTCTCGCGCTGGCCGGGGCCGTCGGCCTCGGCGCGTGCACGAGCCTCTCGAACGAGAGCGCCGGCACGGCGGAGCAAGAGATGAACCCGACCGACCGCCTCCTCGTCGGACGCGGCGCCCCTTATCCCGCCGACCTCGAGCTCCGCGATCGCCTCCCCGCGCTCCGCTCCTCGCAGAGCGAGCGTCGCGCGGCGGCGTGGCAGATCGCGAAGCGCGTCCTCGAGCCGGTGAAGGTCGACGGCGGCACGCGCACGATCCCGCGCTTCCAGACCTGGTACGCGAAGGAGGAGTTCCTCCCGATGTTCGACCGCATCCTGCGGCGGACCGCGAAGGAGGACCTCCTCGCGAAGAAGCGACCCACCGCCGAGCAGATCGACGAGGCGTTCGCGTGGGAGGCGGAGCGCGCGATGACGATGCCCGACGGCACGCCGGAGCGCCTCGCCGATCGCCGCGCGCACCTCGACGCGAACGGCGACGCCGCGCTCGGCGGCCCCGAGCGCGTGCTCATGAGCCCCGAGCTCGTGGGGCATCTTTATGCCCACTACGACAGCGTCCTCGGCTGCATCGGGAACGTCCCCGCCGCCGACGCGCCGCCGCCGAGCGACACGAACTTCGCGCCGTGCGTCGGCGAGGAGATGCCGCCCGGCGCGGTCGTCGTGAAGGCGCGCTGGGTCCCGGAGTCGCTCCCGCTCGACGCGTGGGACACCGACGCGACGACGCTCGAGGAGAAGCTCACCGCCGGCGAGTGGGGGACCGCCCCGCGCACGGTCGCGCCCGCCGCCGACGCCATCTACACGATGACGCTCCCCTCTGGCGCGCGCATGCGCCTCGCCGCGCTCCACATCATGTCGAAGGAGCTCCGCGACTGGGCGTGGGTCTCGCTCTTCTGGTCCGATCGGCCGGACGCCGACTTCGGCGCCGACCGCCCGAGCGAGGACTTCACCGGCCCGTTCGCGAGCTACAAGATGTGCGCGACGGTCGACTTCGACGAAGAGGACGACGGCACGCAGCCGCGCAAGAGCTCCTTCTCCGACGACACCCTCGCCGCCGCGATCGACGCGACGCGCAAGTTCGGCCCCCGCACGTGGTGCTCGAACCCGTACCTCGAGGACGGCGTCCACAACGCGAAGACGAACTGCATCGGCTGCCACCAGCACGCCGGCACGCGCCACACGACGACGACGATCCTCGAAGGCGAGGGCGCGTTCCCGGACGGCTCGCGCGCGCGCCACCGCGAGAACTTCCCCGCCGACTACACCTTCCTCACCGGCACCGGCCTCGAGCTCGGCGCCCTGATGCAGGCAAAGTACAACCAGCTCGCGCAGCCCTGACGCCCGCGCGCGAGGGAGGCGATTTCATCTCCGTTTCACGCCGGGTACCGCGCCGCTTCAAGGTGGTCGCGCAGAGTGGAGGGGATGAAGATCCTCTACGGCGTGATGGGCGAAGGGTTGGGGCACACGATGCGGGCGCGGGCGCTCGTGCGCGGGCTCGAGGCGCGCGGGCATCGCGTGTGCGTCGCGACGTCGAGCCGGGCGGTGCCGATCTTGCGCGGGCACGGGATCGAGACGATCGCGATCGACGGGCTCGCGCTCGCGTACCGCGACGGCGCGGTGCTGCGGGCGCGCAGCGTCGCGACGGTGGCTCGGGCGGCTCCGCACGCGCTGCGGCGCAACGTGCGCGCCGCGCTGGGTGAGGTCCGCGACCTCCGGCCCGACGCGGTCGTCACCGACTTCGACTCGTTCGCGTACGCGGTGGGCCGCACGTGGGGCCTCCCGATCGTGTCGTTCGATCACCAACACGTGCTCGATCGCTGTCGCCACCCGCGCGCGATCGCGGAGCGGCTCTCGCCCGACTTCCGCGCCGCGCGCGCGTTCGTCCGCGTGAAGACCCCGCGCTGCGCGCACTTCGTCGTGACGTCGTTCTTCTTCCCGCCGCCGCGGAGCGCGAAGACGACGCTGGTCGGGCCCGTCGTCCGTCCCGAGGTCGCCGCAGCGCGGCCCACGCGCGGTGAGCACGTCGTCGTCTATCAGAGCGCGAACGGCGATCGGCGCCTCGTCCCCGCGCTCCTCGCGAACGCGCACGTCCCCTTCGTCGTGTACGGCGCCGGCGCGGTCGGTCGCGTCCGCAACGTCGAGCTCCGCGCGTTCGACGAGGCGCGCTTCGTCGCCGACCTCGCGAGCGCGCGCGGCGTGATCGCGAACGGCGGCTTCACCACGATCGCGGAGGCGCTCTACCTCGGCAAGCCCGTGCTCTCGGTGCCGCTCCGCCACCAAGGCGAGCAGGAGCTCAACGCCGCCTACCTCGCCGCGCTCGGGCTCGGGATGCGCGCGCGGCGGATCGACGAGGAGGTCGTCCGCTCCTTCGTCGATCACCTCGATCGCTTCCCCGCCGCCCACGACGTGCGCCTCGGCACCGGCAACGCCGACGCCGTCCACGCGGTCGAGCGCGCGCTCGCGGAGGCGGCGTGAGCACCGATCCCTACGCCGTCTCCACCTTCGAGGAGTTCTGGCCTCGGTACGAGGAGATGCACTCGCGGCGCGCGACGCGCATCGGGCACGCGGTCGCGACGGCCTCGTTCCTCGGGCTCGCGACGGCCGGGGTCTTGCTCCGGCAGCCGCTCCTCTTCGTCGCCGCGCCGCTCGCGGACCACGCGATCGCTCAGCTCTCGCACCGCCTCTTCGAGCGGAACGCGACGCGCCCGTGGCGGAGTCCGATGTGGCACGCCCGCGCCGAGCTCCGGCTGTTCCGGCGCACGCTGCGAACGGCGCTACCCACCCGGAGCCGCCGAGGCTCGGGAGCATTCTGACTTTCACACGCGTTTCACCGGCGCGGGCGCGAGCGCGGCCGTATCTTCCGGAGAGCCCGTGCCGCGCATCTTGCTCATCGACGACGACGCATCGCTCCTCGACGCTCTGTCGCTCGCGTTCGAGGACGCAGGGCACGAGGTGTTGACCGCGACGGACGGCACGCGCGGCATGGACCGCGTGCTCGCCGATCGGCCCGACGCGGTCGTGAGCGACGTGAACATGCCGGGGCTCGACGGCTTCTCGCTGTGCCGGAAGCTCCGCGCGAGCGGGGACGGCGTCCCGTTCGTGCTCCTGACGTCGCGCGACGACGAGATCGACGAGACGCTCGGCTTCGAGCTCGGCGCCGACGACTACGTCGCGAAGCCGTTCTCGACGCGCGTGCTCCTCGCGCGCGTCGCGTCGCTCCTGCGCCGCGAGGCGCTCCGCTCCTCCGCCCAGAGCGAGCGGCCGATCGCGAAGGGCGCGCTGGAGCTCTACCCCGGCCGGCTCGAGGTGTTCTACGCGCGGACGCCGATCGTCGTCACCGTGACCGAGTTCCGCCTCCTCGAGGCGCTCGCGACGCGCGCGGGCACCGTCCTCAGCCGCGACCGCCTCCTCGAGCTCGTGCGCGGCGATGACTCCGTCGTCGCGGAGCGCATCATCGACACGTACGTGCGGCGCCTGCGGCGCAAGCTCGAGGTGGTGGACGCGTCGTTCGATCGGATCGAGACCGTCATCGGCGCCGGGTACCGCTGGAAGGACTGAGTGGACGGAGCTCCGCGCCTCCCCACGCGGCTCCGGCCCGCTTCGCTCCGCACGAACGCGCTGCTCATCGCGCTCGCGATGCTCGTGCTCCCGCAGGCGATCGTGATCGGGTGGAGCCTGATGGAGCGCGACATCGGCGGGAAGCTCCAGTGGGAGACGCGGATGGCGGTCGACGAGACGATCGCCGTCCTCGGCTCCGATCCGGACGCGCCGGGCGTGAGCGAGGCGGTCACCGCCGTCGCAGCGCGGTGGGGCACGCGCATCCGCGTGGTGAAGAAGGACGGCACCGTCGTCGTCGACGCCGACGCCGACCGCGGCACCGACGTCGTTCACCAGGTCGGCACGCTCTTCTTCGGACCCGACGGCGCGCCCACCCTCCGCGAGCTCGACGAGACGCTCGGCCCCGTCGTGAAGCGCGAGGAGGTGGTCGCGGTCACGGGGTGGGCGGAGGCAGAGCCGCCCGCGCCGCCGCCGCTGCCGGAGGGGACCGCCCATCGCGCGAGCGTGCTCAGCGTGCCGACGGTGGAGGCGAACATCCGGACCGGGTGCCGGACGTCGCCCGCGGGGAAGCTCCTTTTGTGTCACGCCGCGGAGGCGGCGACGATCGGCGGCGAGCCGCACGTCGTCTACGCGCAGGAGTCGTCGCGCCGGGCGGTGCGCGCGCTCTACGACCTTCGCTATCACCTCGCGCGGCTGTCGATCATGATGTTGCCGTTCACGTTGCTCTTCGCGTGGTGGATGGGGCGGCGGATGGCGCGCCCGATCGAGTGGCTGCGCGATCGCGTCCTCGAGAAGGCGCGCGCGGCGAACCCGCGTGCGGACATCGACCTTCGCGGCGGCGAGGAGGTGCGCGACCTCGCCGTCGCGTTCAACGACCTCCTCGGCGCGCTCGACGAGAGGCGGCGCGCGAACGAGGCCTTCGCCGCCGACCTCGTCCACGAGTTCAAGAACCCCGTCGCCGCGATCCGCTCCGCGGCGGAGTCGCTCGCGGCGAGCGGCGGGGCCGACGCCCAGCGCGCCGCCCGCATCGCGAAGATCCTCGCCGACTCGAGCGCGCAGCTCGACGCGCTCGTCTCGCAGTTCCTCGAGCTCGCGCGCGCCGAGGCGGGGATGCCGAACGAGGACCGCGGCGACGTCGACCTCGGCGCGCTCGCGAAGGGGATCACCTCCGCGCGCGAGGACGCGCGCTACGAGGTCGAGGTGGTCGAGGACGCGATCGTGGTCGGCGTCGCGACGCGCCTCGACTCGCTCGTGCGGAACCTCGTCGACAACGCGGCCTCGTTCGCGGGCAAGGACGGCGAGGTGCGCGTGCGCGTGCGCGTGGAGCGCGAGGACGCGCGCGCGGACGGCGCGGGCCCGAGCGTGATCCTCGAGGTCTCCGACTCCGGTCCCGGCATCCCGCCCGCCGATCTGCCGCGCGTGTTCGACCGCTTCTTCAGCGCGCGCAAGCAAGGGCGCGGCACCGGCCTCGGCCTCGCGCTCGTGAAGGCGATCGCGGAGGCGCACGGCGGCTCGGTCGAGGCGCGCTCGGAGGGCGCGACGTTCCGCGTCGCCCTGCCCGCGAAGCCACGCGAATAGCGAGCGCGTCGCCCTACCCGCGAAGCCGCGCGAACGGCGAGCGCGCCTTTCATCCACGTTTCACGCCGCGCGCGAAGCCCATCCATCTCGGCCGGTCACGATGAGCGCATGACAACGCTCGTCACCCTCCTCGACATCGCGTGCGGCCGTCCGATCCCGAGAGAAGACGCCGGCCCGGCGCGCCGTCTCCAGCTCGTCGTCCTCGCGTTCCTCGCCGCGTGCGTGTTCGCGGGCGCGTGGGGCGCCGCCGCCGGCAGCGCGACCGCGGGGATCGCGATCGCGAACCTCTACAAGGTCCCGATGGTGATCCTGCTCTCGTCGGCGTTCGCCGCGCCGGCGGGCCTCCTCGCGTGGCGCCTCAGCGGCGCGCCGGTGCGCGGGAGCGACCTCGCGCTCGGCTTCTCCGGCGGTGTCTTCGGCGGCACGCTCGTCCTCGCGGTGCTCGCGCCGATCGTCGCGCTCTACTACCACTCGAGCGCGTGGGGCGGCCCGATGCTGGGCCTCGGCTCCGCCGTCCTCGCGCTCGCGACGGGGACGATCATGTTCGTCCGCGGCACGATCAAGCGCGTGCCGGAGGGCGCCTCGAAGGCGGCGACGCTGCTCCCGGTCCTCGTCACGCTCGGCATGCAGCTCCTCACGCTCGTGCAGCTCGCCGCGATCGCGGCACCGATCTTCCCCGAGCACACGCCGCTCAGCGGCGGGATCGATCACATCGTCCAATGAGCGCCCTCCTCCTCGCCGCCGCCTGCCAGCTCGAGGTGCCGCTCGCCGGCGCGATCGCGACCGCGCACCGAACGGAGGAAGGGATCGCCTGGGACGCGCGTTACGTCGTGAACGTGGACGCCGTCGCCGACTTCCAGGGAGGCCGCATCCCGCTCGCGGTGCCGCTCCCTCCCGGCGAGCTCCTCCGCGCGACGCCCGGCGTCACCGCGATCACGGAGGACGATCGCGTCACCGCGCTCTGCGTCGAGCCGCTCGCGCTCGAAGGGCGCACGATACGTGTATCTTTCATGCAACCCGCCGCCCTCGGTCCGGGCCGGACCGTCCCGCTCGGCGCGCCGATCGCGGCGGGCATCACCGTTCAGATCATCGACGCTCACGCGAAGGAGGACCTCCGTCTCGACGCGATGCGCGGCGGCACGCTCGAGCCGCACGTCGGCTTCCTCGCCGCGCGCGGCATCGGCCACGACGCGCGCGAGGAGGCGCGCCGCCTGACGAACGCGCCGCCGATCGTGAGCCGCACCGCGGTGTACGTGCGCGGCGCCGACGTCCACGCCGCCGGCGGCCTCGAAGGCCGCATCGGCTCACGCGCACGCGAGCGCGGCACCGTGATCGGCGTCGCGCTCGCGTTCGTCGCGGTCGTCGCCGCCCTCGTCGCCGCCGCGAAGAAGCTCCGCCGCGCCGCCACCCTCGAACGCGCCGACGCCCTCTTGGTCCAAGAGATTCAGCTCGCTTCGGAACGCGCGACGCCGCCGGCGCGCGCGGCGTCGCCGTCGGTCGCGGTGCCTGAGCGCGCGGCGTCGCTGTCTGCCTCGGCCGTGAGCGTGTCGGCGGTGGGGCCTGGGTTTCCGGAGCCGGCGAAGCGGCTGGTCTGAGCGAGGATGCCCACCTTCTTTCCTGCGTCGCTCACGCTGCTGGTCATCGTGGTGCTCGCTGTGCCGCTCTTCTTCGCGATGCGCGTCGTGCAGCCGGCGTGGTGGCGGTCGACGCGTGCGCGGCGGCTCGCGCTCGGGCTCCTCGGGGCGCTCGTCGCGGGCGTGCTCGTGTGGGTCGGCGGTCGCGCGGCGGGCCTCGAGTCGATCGTGTGGGTCGGGGCCGGCGTCGCGTACGTCGGCGTGCTCACGTTCTTCCCCGCGTCGCTGACGATGCCCGTCGTCGCGGCGGCCGATCGCCTCGTCGCGCGGCGCGGCGCTCCGCCGAACGCGCTCTCGCGTCGTGCGCTGTTCGCGCTGCCCGCCCTCACCGCCGCGACGAGCGCGAGCGGCTTCGCGTCCGCCGAGGCGGCGCCGATCGTGCGCCACATCCCGCTCCGCTTCGCGGGCCTGCATCCCGATCTCGAGGGCCTCCGCATCCTCCAGCTCAGCGACGTCCACCTCGGCGCGGGCCGCGGCCTCGTCGAGCTCCGGCGCGCGCTCGCGGACGCGATGATCACCGCGCGCCCCGACCTCATCGTGCTCACCGGCGATCTCGCCGACGACCCTTCGCTCATCCCCGCCGCGCTCCGCATGGTGACGGAGGCGAACGCGCGCTACGGCGCCTACGCCTGCCTAGGAAACCATGAATATCACCATATCACCGAGTCTCGGCCGGCCTACGAGCAGAGCGACGTGCCGCTCCTCGTCGGCAGCGGCCGCAGCGTGCGCGTCGGCCGCGCGACGCTGTACGTCGGCGGCGCCGACGATCCGGTGCACATGCGCGGCGACCTCGCGTCGCGGCTTCGCCCCACCGTCCGCGCCGCGGCGAAGGGCGCGCCGGCCCACGCCGACTTCCGGCTCCTCCTGTCGCATCGCCCCGAGGGGCATGGGCCCGCGGCGGAGGAGGGCTTCGACCTCACGCTCGCAGGTCACACGCACGGCGGGCAGCTCGGGTTCCTCGGGAAGAGCTTCTTCGAGCTCCTCGACGCGACGGTCGGCTGGTGGGGCGCCTACGCGAAGCCCGGGAAGCGAGGGCGGACGAGCCGCCTCTACACCACCTCCGGCTTCGGCCACTGGTTCGGGTTCCGCCTCGGCTGCCCGGCCGAGATCCCGATCCTCGTCCTCGAACGCGAGGAGGCAGGCGCCCAGCCTGCGCGCTCCGATCAGGCCTGACATTTCGATCATGTTCGGCCGAACGACTGTCGTCGATCGGACACGATCACCTCTGAATTCCCGCGGAAAATGGCGAGGAGCGAAAAAGTTGGCCGCGGCGCGGGACTTGCTCTACCAGAGGGCGCC
It includes:
- a CDS encoding CoA transferase — encoded protein: MTPLAGIRVLDLSRLLPGPYATLVLADLGAEVDKIEDMAGGDYLRVMPPHVTGGEGTEATSSIFLALNRNKRSAVIDLKKPEAKAAFLRLVKSYDVVLETFRPGVLDRLGLSHAALLEANPRLVVCAISGYGQTGPLAQRAGHDLNYVSRAGVLGQQGPADRPPALPGFQLADISGALYAVVGVLGALLERTRTNAGRVVDVAMIETAMPFAIAGFGLLFGQQPPQRGNEALTGGIAPYQTYATKDGRAMALASLEPKFWLQFCAGIGREVDMSDLMPGEHQAALKEQLAAVFAAKTQAEWVQFASERDCCLEPILSPEEAMKDPHLAARKMFFDLASPWGPIAQMRTPLTAPDRTHTAPPRSGEHTDDVLRDGGLADDEIAALRAAGAVR
- a CDS encoding glycosyltransferase; this encodes MKILYGVMGEGLGHTMRARALVRGLEARGHRVCVATSSRAVPILRGHGIETIAIDGLALAYRDGAVLRARSVATVARAAPHALRRNVRAALGEVRDLRPDAVVTDFDSFAYAVGRTWGLPIVSFDHQHVLDRCRHPRAIAERLSPDFRAARAFVRVKTPRCAHFVVTSFFFPPPRSAKTTLVGPVVRPEVAAARPTRGEHVVVYQSANGDRRLVPALLANAHVPFVVYGAGAVGRVRNVELRAFDEARFVADLASARGVIANGGFTTIAEALYLGKPVLSVPLRHQGEQELNAAYLAALGLGMRARRIDEEVVRSFVDHLDRFPAAHDVRLGTGNADAVHAVERALAEAA
- a CDS encoding DUF962 domain-containing protein: MSTDPYAVSTFEEFWPRYEEMHSRRATRIGHAVATASFLGLATAGVLLRQPLLFVAAPLADHAIAQLSHRLFERNATRPWRSPMWHARAELRLFRRTLRTALPTRSRRGSGAF
- a CDS encoding response regulator transcription factor, whose product is MPRILLIDDDASLLDALSLAFEDAGHEVLTATDGTRGMDRVLADRPDAVVSDVNMPGLDGFSLCRKLRASGDGVPFVLLTSRDDEIDETLGFELGADDYVAKPFSTRVLLARVASLLRREALRSSAQSERPIAKGALELYPGRLEVFYARTPIVVTVTEFRLLEALATRAGTVLSRDRLLELVRGDDSVVAERIIDTYVRRLRRKLEVVDASFDRIETVIGAGYRWKD
- a CDS encoding HAMP domain-containing histidine kinase, translating into MDGAPRLPTRLRPASLRTNALLIALAMLVLPQAIVIGWSLMERDIGGKLQWETRMAVDETIAVLGSDPDAPGVSEAVTAVAARWGTRIRVVKKDGTVVVDADADRGTDVVHQVGTLFFGPDGAPTLRELDETLGPVVKREEVVAVTGWAEAEPPAPPPLPEGTAHRASVLSVPTVEANIRTGCRTSPAGKLLLCHAAEAATIGGEPHVVYAQESSRRAVRALYDLRYHLARLSIMMLPFTLLFAWWMGRRMARPIEWLRDRVLEKARAANPRADIDLRGGEEVRDLAVAFNDLLGALDERRRANEAFAADLVHEFKNPVAAIRSAAESLAASGGADAQRAARIAKILADSSAQLDALVSQFLELARAEAGMPNEDRGDVDLGALAKGITSAREDARYEVEVVEDAIVVGVATRLDSLVRNLVDNAASFAGKDGEVRVRVRVEREDARADGAGPSVILEVSDSGPGIPPADLPRVFDRFFSARKQGRGTGLGLALVKAIAEAHGGSVEARSEGATFRVALPAKPRE
- a CDS encoding metallophosphoesterase — protein: MPTFFPASLTLLVIVVLAVPLFFAMRVVQPAWWRSTRARRLALGLLGALVAGVLVWVGGRAAGLESIVWVGAGVAYVGVLTFFPASLTMPVVAAADRLVARRGAPPNALSRRALFALPALTAATSASGFASAEAAPIVRHIPLRFAGLHPDLEGLRILQLSDVHLGAGRGLVELRRALADAMITARPDLIVLTGDLADDPSLIPAALRMVTEANARYGAYACLGNHEYHHITESRPAYEQSDVPLLVGSGRSVRVGRATLYVGGADDPVHMRGDLASRLRPTVRAAAKGAPAHADFRLLLSHRPEGHGPAAEEGFDLTLAGHTHGGQLGFLGKSFFELLDATVGWWGAYAKPGKRGRTSRLYTTSGFGHWFGFRLGCPAEIPILVLEREEAGAQPARSDQA